The following coding sequences are from one Candidatus Kinetoplastibacterium galatii TCC219 window:
- the pdxA gene encoding 4-hydroxythreonine-4-phosphate dehydrogenase PdxA, translating to MHNLPIGITMGDPFGIGPEIIIRAYLKNHLTSCVVYGDKYILSMASKMLGQSINISTINSDDIKNISSYNDCLYVINCCDAISSKDFHPGIVSAIAGYHSYIYIETAIKDALNKKIGSIVTAPISKEALFKAGIKYPGHTEILAELTNTKKYAMLMVNDMIKVMLVTIHVPISKISNIITLEKEIDTIRLAYEACKMMKIENPHIAVAGLNPHAGENGVLGTEEIDVIKPAIEIVRNEGVYLSGPLPGDTVFMMARLGKFDMVVAQYHDQGLIPIKYLGIDHGVNVTIGLPFIRTSVDHGTAFDISWRNKADHSSLVSAIKMTSNFYS from the coding sequence ATGCATAATTTGCCGATCGGTATTACAATGGGAGACCCTTTTGGCATAGGTCCTGAAATTATAATTAGAGCCTATCTAAAAAACCATTTGACGTCTTGTGTAGTTTATGGCGATAAGTATATATTGTCTATGGCTTCGAAGATGTTAGGTCAAAGTATAAATATAAGTACAATAAATTCTGATGATATAAAAAACATATCTTCTTATAATGATTGCTTATACGTTATAAACTGCTGTGACGCCATTAGCAGTAAAGATTTCCATCCAGGAATAGTTAGCGCAATAGCTGGCTACCATTCTTATATTTATATTGAAACTGCTATAAAAGATGCACTTAATAAGAAAATAGGATCTATAGTAACAGCGCCTATAAGCAAGGAAGCATTATTTAAAGCTGGTATTAAATATCCTGGACATACTGAAATATTAGCAGAATTAACAAATACAAAAAAATATGCAATGTTGATGGTGAATGACATGATTAAAGTAATGTTAGTTACCATACATGTTCCTATTTCAAAAATCTCTAATATTATTACCTTAGAAAAAGAAATAGATACTATCAGACTAGCATATGAGGCTTGTAAGATGATGAAAATAGAAAATCCTCATATTGCTGTTGCTGGACTTAACCCTCATGCTGGAGAGAATGGAGTACTAGGAACAGAAGAAATAGATGTCATAAAACCAGCTATTGAAATAGTTCGTAACGAAGGTGTATATCTTTCTGGCCCATTACCTGGAGATACTGTATTTATGATGGCTAGATTAGGTAAATTTGATATGGTTGTGGCACAATATCACGATCAAGGATTAATTCCTATAAAATATTTAGGAATTGATCATGGTGTAAATGTAACAATAGGGTTACCTTTTATTAGGACAAGTGTTGATCACGGCACTGCTTTTGATATTTCGTGGAGAAATAAAGCAGACCACTCTTCTTTAGTTTCAGCAATAAAAATGACTAGCAATTTTTATAGCTGA
- the pepN gene encoding aminopeptidase N has product MNNHRSFCTVNLKDYKPYPYLIDRIDLQFDLNLKVSKVINTMYVERKSGFEDCNNIILQGEEIKLLDISVNDIILDDNQYIIRENILIIKNIPSKSFIKITSECFPDKNFSMMGLYTSNGNFFTQCEPEGFRRITWFADRPDVMSRYTVTLRADKKYSTLLSNGNLLYKKNIGHNTIEAKWIDPFPKPSYLFALAVGNFNIRETNIRTISNRSVDLQIYSEEPICYTEWAMQSLINAIKWDEEKYNLELDLDRFMLVAVRDFNMGAMENKGLNIFNSSYILSSNEISTDSDYNNIESVVAHEYFHNWTGNRVTCRDWFQLSLKEGLTVFREQEFTSDMISRNLSGGKSDSARAIKRINDVIYLRSNQFPEDSGPMAHPVRPDSYKEISNFYTSTVYEKGAEIIRMQHTLLGNEKFFLAMDKYFQLYDGKAVTCDDFINIVESIYHIDNHDNSFQRFKNWYTQAGTPIVKVTMNYDYKLKTCSITLSQHCKKVGSEKEKIKKKSLFFIPFSISLLDKNGISYKVISKGENLSINNETITLKLFQKKQKWIFEEISDLPILSLLRNFSAPVKVEYDYKYNDLEILSLHDNDYFSKWEAFQELSMIQVMNLLDQINRGLDLKISSKFINVYNKILVNKNLYHGYKAKILTIPNEKTIAERLLIINPSAIALARDFLIKKIGEHLLPLWIKIFTENQDHDGSYSIDLYNKRMLKNLAIKYIMASEASDICNILEKDFYKSKNMTNCIELLSNIVDFSDSDISNKALSFFYNKWYTNNLVMDKWFSVQASSRKKNLNDIKELMINKSFTYKNPNRVRSLIFQFCMNNTRGMHNQDGSGYNFWSDQVIIIDSLNQELSSGLVRALDNWSRLVPNLKDKAQTFLLEIYNRNDMSRNVFEIVEKSLKIK; this is encoded by the coding sequence ATGAATAATCATAGATCCTTTTGTACAGTAAATTTAAAAGATTACAAACCATACCCATACTTAATAGATCGAATAGATTTACAATTTGATCTAAATTTAAAAGTATCTAAAGTAATAAATACAATGTATGTAGAACGTAAATCTGGGTTCGAAGATTGCAATAATATAATCTTACAAGGAGAAGAAATAAAATTATTAGATATATCTGTTAATGATATAATTCTTGACGATAATCAATACATTATTAGAGAAAATATATTGATAATTAAGAATATCCCAAGCAAATCATTTATCAAGATAACAAGCGAATGTTTTCCTGATAAGAATTTTTCAATGATGGGATTATACACATCAAACGGTAATTTTTTTACTCAATGTGAACCAGAAGGATTCAGAAGAATAACCTGGTTTGCTGATCGACCAGATGTTATGTCACGATATACTGTTACGCTAAGAGCAGACAAAAAATATTCAACACTGCTATCAAATGGTAATTTATTATATAAAAAAAATATTGGTCATAATACAATTGAGGCAAAATGGATAGATCCTTTTCCAAAGCCTAGTTACTTATTTGCTCTGGCAGTTGGTAATTTCAATATTAGAGAAACTAATATAAGAACCATAAGTAACCGTAGCGTTGACTTGCAAATATATAGCGAAGAACCAATCTGCTATACAGAATGGGCTATGCAATCACTAATAAATGCCATCAAATGGGATGAAGAAAAATATAATCTAGAATTGGATCTTGATAGATTTATGTTAGTAGCTGTGCGTGATTTTAATATGGGAGCTATGGAGAATAAAGGATTAAATATATTTAATTCCTCATATATTCTATCAAGCAATGAAATATCGACAGACTCTGATTATAATAATATAGAATCTGTTGTTGCCCATGAATATTTTCATAATTGGACCGGTAATAGAGTTACCTGTAGGGACTGGTTTCAACTTAGCCTTAAGGAGGGTTTAACAGTATTTCGAGAACAAGAGTTCACTTCTGATATGATATCTCGAAACTTGAGTGGTGGAAAATCAGATAGTGCACGTGCTATAAAACGTATAAATGATGTTATATATTTACGTTCGAATCAGTTCCCAGAAGACTCAGGGCCAATGGCTCACCCTGTCCGACCAGATAGTTATAAAGAAATAAGTAACTTTTATACTTCAACTGTATATGAAAAAGGAGCTGAAATAATAAGGATGCAGCACACTTTGCTAGGAAATGAAAAGTTCTTTCTAGCAATGGATAAATATTTTCAGTTGTATGATGGTAAAGCAGTTACATGTGACGATTTTATTAATATAGTAGAATCGATATACCATATAGATAATCATGACAATTCTTTTCAAAGATTTAAGAATTGGTATACACAAGCTGGAACACCTATTGTCAAGGTAACAATGAATTATGACTACAAATTGAAAACTTGTTCTATAACCCTATCGCAGCATTGTAAAAAGGTAGGATCTGAAAAAGAAAAAATAAAGAAAAAGAGCCTTTTTTTTATACCATTCTCTATTTCTTTACTTGATAAAAATGGTATTTCATATAAAGTTATCTCTAAAGGTGAAAATTTATCTATAAATAATGAGACTATTACCTTAAAGTTATTTCAAAAAAAACAAAAATGGATTTTCGAAGAAATATCTGATTTACCTATTTTATCACTATTAAGAAATTTTTCAGCCCCTGTAAAAGTTGAATATGACTATAAATATAATGATCTTGAGATTCTATCTTTGCATGATAATGACTATTTTTCAAAATGGGAAGCTTTCCAAGAATTATCTATGATTCAGGTGATGAATTTATTAGATCAAATTAATCGTGGATTAGATTTAAAGATTAGTAGCAAGTTTATAAACGTATACAATAAAATTCTGGTTAATAAAAATTTATATCATGGTTATAAAGCAAAAATATTAACTATTCCGAATGAGAAAACGATTGCAGAGCGTTTACTTATCATTAATCCATCTGCTATAGCTTTAGCTCGTGATTTCTTGATTAAGAAAATAGGAGAACATCTTTTACCTTTATGGATAAAAATATTCACGGAAAATCAAGATCATGACGGTTCGTACTCTATAGATTTATACAATAAGAGAATGTTAAAAAATTTAGCTATAAAATACATAATGGCTAGTGAAGCCTCTGATATTTGTAATATTCTTGAAAAAGATTTTTATAAATCTAAAAACATGACAAATTGTATTGAATTGTTGTCAAATATTGTAGATTTTAGTGATTCAGACATATCCAATAAAGCATTGTCTTTTTTCTATAATAAATGGTATACAAATAATCTTGTAATGGACAAATGGTTCTCAGTTCAGGCTTCTTCTAGGAAGAAAAATTTAAATGATATTAAAGAACTCATGATTAATAAATCTTTTACATATAAAAATCCAAACAGAGTTCGTTCTTTAATATTTCAATTTTGCATGAACAATACAAGAGGAATGCATAATCAAGACGGTTCAGGATATAATTTTTGGTCAGATCAAGTGATAATTATTGATTCTTTAAATCAAGAATTATCATCTGGATTGGTTCGAGCTTTGGATAATTGGTCACGTTTGGTTCCTAATCTAAAAGATAAAGCACAAACATTTCTCTTAGAGATTTATAATAGGAATGATATGTCTAGAAATGTTTTTGAAATAGTTGAGAAATCATTAAAGATTAAATGA
- the rpsF gene encoding 30S ribosomal protein S6: MRNYEVVFIVHPDQSEQVPVMLKKYQSLVTEQGGLIHRTEDWGRRTLAYPIQKLVKAHYICINIECGHSTLAELENSFRYNDAVLRYLLINTKKPHTNPSIMMKTVEKEIISKDSAENSDNEDE, translated from the coding sequence ATGCGTAATTATGAAGTTGTTTTTATTGTACATCCTGACCAGAGCGAACAGGTTCCTGTTATGCTTAAGAAGTATCAATCACTTGTAACGGAGCAAGGTGGCTTAATACATCGTACAGAAGATTGGGGACGTCGCACTTTAGCTTATCCAATACAAAAACTAGTTAAAGCTCATTATATATGTATTAATATAGAATGTGGTCATAGCACATTAGCTGAGTTAGAGAATTCATTTCGTTATAATGACGCTGTATTAAGATACTTACTTATCAATACTAAAAAACCTCATACCAATCCTTCTATCATGATGAAAACTGTAGAAAAAGAAATAATATCTAAAGATTCTGCAGAAAACTCTGATAATGAAGATGAATAG
- the rplI gene encoding 50S ribosomal protein L9, producing the protein MEVILLEKVSTLGNLGDIVRVKNGYARNFLIPNKIAKRATKEAIKEFENKRAELEKNQLKKLNDAKELSDKLDGFVLQISQKASVDGKLFGSVSNIDIVYNLKKFGFDSIEKSQIYLSDNHIKTIGEFVAKIKLHSDVEKEISIVVTREEL; encoded by the coding sequence ATGGAAGTAATTTTATTAGAAAAAGTTTCTACTCTGGGAAATTTAGGCGATATAGTTCGTGTCAAAAACGGTTACGCTAGAAATTTTCTAATACCAAATAAAATAGCCAAAAGAGCTACTAAAGAAGCTATAAAAGAATTTGAGAACAAAAGGGCTGAATTAGAGAAAAATCAATTAAAGAAATTGAATGATGCTAAGGAACTTTCTGATAAGCTGGATGGATTTGTGCTGCAAATATCTCAAAAAGCTAGTGTAGATGGTAAACTGTTCGGTTCTGTTAGTAACATAGATATAGTATACAATCTAAAGAAATTTGGATTTGACTCTATAGAAAAATCACAAATTTACTTATCTGATAATCATATAAAAACTATTGGTGAATTTGTAGCTAAAATAAAACTTCATTCTGATGTAGAAAAAGAAATTTCAATAGTTGTTACTAGAGAAGAATTATAA
- a CDS encoding Mth938-like domain-containing protein, with amino-acid sequence MKLHSEDYTSNNVINSYKEGSININGIAYTDNILFSNSGKILKWDIVNVLDIDCKILINMLESLRYQEILQKPVEFILIGAGSKYVARNDFIINSIPVLGIGIEIMKTSSAIYTYNAMLMQDRQVLTALIIRD; translated from the coding sequence TTGAAGTTACATTCTGAAGATTATACATCTAACAATGTTATAAATTCTTACAAAGAAGGCTCGATAAATATTAATGGAATCGCTTACACAGATAATATATTGTTTAGTAATAGCGGCAAAATATTGAAATGGGATATAGTAAATGTACTTGACATAGATTGTAAGATTCTCATTAATATGCTTGAATCTCTCCGATACCAAGAAATCTTGCAAAAACCAGTAGAATTTATATTGATAGGAGCTGGCAGTAAATATGTTGCGAGAAATGATTTTATAATAAACAGCATACCAGTCCTAGGTATAGGAATTGAAATAATGAAAACATCATCAGCCATATATACATATAATGCTATGTTAATGCAAGACAGACAAGTATTAACAGCACTAATAATTAGAGATTAA
- a CDS encoding class 1 fructose-bisphosphatase: MNNNLLLEFLSEKYISLINNHQLFNLIKNIAISCKKISSILDKGNLNDIFGKNNKINVQGETQTKLDIIANDIIIHENNCIGSLSGLASEEMEAFYKIPDNYKTGDYLLLFDPLDGSSNIDVNISVGTIFSILKINRKINNKEIIINDFLQPGIKQIAAGYAIYGPQTNFVISLGKGVHNFTLNKETSEWILTNEFMKIPKYTNEFSINSSNSRYWDKCIYNYVQDCLKGSDGPLSKNYNMRWTGSMVADVHRIMTRGGIFLYPWDSRNPSIPGKLRLMYEANPMGFLVEQSGGIASNGSKRILEIVPKELHQRTSVILGSSDEVSKLLISYINTY; encoded by the coding sequence TTGAATAATAATTTGCTTCTAGAATTCTTGTCTGAAAAATACATATCGCTAATAAATAACCATCAGCTGTTTAATTTAATAAAAAATATAGCAATCTCTTGTAAAAAAATTAGTAGTATATTAGACAAAGGAAACTTGAACGATATTTTTGGGAAAAATAACAAAATAAATGTTCAGGGGGAAACACAAACAAAGCTAGATATTATAGCTAATGATATTATCATACATGAAAATAATTGCATAGGTAGTCTTTCTGGCTTAGCTTCAGAAGAAATGGAGGCTTTTTATAAAATACCAGATAACTATAAAACTGGTGATTACTTGCTATTGTTTGATCCTTTAGATGGATCATCAAATATAGATGTCAATATCTCCGTAGGGACAATATTTTCTATATTGAAAATTAATAGAAAAATTAATAATAAGGAAATAATTATTAATGATTTTTTACAGCCAGGCATAAAACAGATAGCAGCAGGTTATGCTATATATGGACCACAAACTAATTTTGTAATTTCCTTAGGTAAGGGTGTGCATAATTTTACCCTTAATAAAGAAACAAGCGAATGGATTCTTACCAATGAATTCATGAAAATACCTAAGTATACAAATGAATTTTCTATAAATTCATCTAATTCAAGATATTGGGATAAATGCATATATAACTATGTACAAGATTGTCTAAAAGGTTCTGATGGTCCTTTATCAAAAAACTATAATATGAGATGGACAGGATCGATGGTTGCTGATGTCCATAGAATTATGACTAGAGGTGGTATTTTTCTATATCCATGGGATTCCAGAAATCCTAGTATTCCTGGAAAATTAAGACTAATGTATGAAGCAAATCCTATGGGATTTTTGGTCGAGCAATCAGGAGGAATTGCCTCTAATGGGAGTAAAAGGATTTTAGAAATTGTTCCAAAAGAATTACATCAACGCACTAGCGTAATATTAGGATCTAGTGACGAAGTTAGTAAATTACTAATTTCCTATATAAACACCTACTAA
- the folE2 gene encoding GTP cyclohydrolase FolE2, whose protein sequence is MKTIKSNLENISEIPDIQDLVDTRCIPINRVGVHNVRFPITILDKNNNIQHTIANWTMTVSLPANKKGTHMSRFLVLLEKFKGKLMNLSSFSEMNADMLYLLNSENGDISASFPFFLEKKAPVSNVASLMNYDVQINISTCNNKTELEIVITVPVTSLCPCSKAISEYGAHNQRSNITLSVTSNKILSLHIEDLINLVEKEASCELWSILKRPDEKYVTEYAYNNPKFVEDLVRDLAFRIDTVFPNISKYRIEAENFESIHNHSAYAVIEKTINN, encoded by the coding sequence ATGAAAACAATTAAATCAAATTTAGAAAATATTTCAGAAATACCTGATATACAGGATTTAGTAGATACTAGGTGTATTCCTATTAACAGAGTAGGTGTCCACAATGTACGATTTCCTATAACTATTTTAGATAAGAATAATAACATTCAACACACTATTGCTAACTGGACTATGACTGTATCTTTACCTGCTAATAAAAAAGGTACTCATATGTCTCGTTTCTTGGTTTTACTAGAAAAATTTAAGGGCAAATTAATGAATTTATCTAGTTTCTCAGAAATGAATGCTGATATGTTATATTTATTAAATTCAGAAAATGGTGATATTAGCGCTTCTTTCCCTTTCTTTTTAGAGAAAAAGGCACCTGTTTCTAATGTAGCAAGCCTAATGAATTATGATGTTCAAATAAATATAAGTACTTGTAATAACAAAACTGAATTAGAGATTGTAATTACTGTACCAGTTACAAGTTTATGTCCTTGCTCAAAAGCTATTTCTGAATATGGTGCGCATAACCAGAGGTCTAATATAACGTTATCTGTAACTTCTAATAAAATATTAAGTCTTCACATCGAGGATCTCATAAATCTAGTAGAAAAAGAAGCATCTTGCGAGCTTTGGAGTATACTAAAACGCCCTGATGAGAAATATGTTACAGAATATGCCTATAATAATCCAAAATTTGTAGAAGATTTAGTACGTGATTTAGCTTTCCGTATAGATACTGTTTTTCCTAATATAAGCAAATACCGCATAGAAGCAGAAAATTTTGAATCTATACATAATCATTCTGCATATGCAGTAATAGAAAAAACAATTAATAATTAA
- a CDS encoding peroxiredoxin, producing the protein MDYLKKLAPVFESKSTSGIFKLQDYINKRNIVLFFYPKDNTSGCTRENIDFQKYYQDFLTKNTLVFGISRDSIESHNNFINKLNLTFPLISDKDGVVCNLYNVIKEKKMYGKTYIGIDRTTFLINKEGFIIQEWRSVKVNNHVQDVLSFLNKINLG; encoded by the coding sequence ATGGATTATTTAAAAAAATTGGCTCCTGTATTTGAATCTAAAAGTACTAGTGGTATTTTTAAATTGCAAGATTATATAAATAAAAGAAACATAGTTTTATTTTTTTATCCAAAAGATAACACTTCGGGTTGCACAAGAGAAAATATCGATTTTCAGAAATATTATCAAGATTTTTTAACAAAAAATACGCTAGTTTTTGGTATATCTAGAGATTCTATTGAATCTCATAATAATTTTATCAATAAGCTTAATCTAACTTTTCCTTTAATTTCAGATAAAGATGGAGTTGTATGTAATTTATATAATGTAATTAAAGAAAAAAAGATGTACGGTAAGACTTACATAGGTATAGATAGAACAACATTTTTAATAAATAAAGAAGGTTTTATTATCCAGGAATGGAGATCTGTGAAAGTAAATAATCATGTTCAAGATGTTTTAAGTTTTTTAAATAAAATAAATCTTGGATAG
- a CDS encoding homoserine dehydrogenase — MNSVKVGLLGMGVVGSGTWTVLERNAKEIARRAGSTIEITKIAALNVEHAKSLVNNKAIITKDAYEIIKDPDIDIVVELIGGDGVALDLVMAAIDNGKHVVTANKALLAKHGNKVFAKASEHGVMVAFEAAVAGGIPIVKSIREGLTANRIEFAAGIINGTTNFILSEMRSTGLPFKEVLKQAQELGYAEADPTFDIEGVDAAHKLTLLASLAFGIPIQFEKAYIEGISNLSSDDIIHAEKLGYRIKLLAITKRREDGIELRVHPSLIPSGCLLSNVEGAMNAVLVKGDAVGPTLYYGQGAGGEPTASAVVADLVDITRLHTADPENRVPHLAFQPESLCNIPILPIEMVSTSYYLRMRVKDRPGVLADISKILSDLNISIGSMIQQCSDKDSEADIIFITHDSIEKNINISIKKIESLEFMCSKITRIRIEDIS, encoded by the coding sequence ATGAACTCTGTTAAAGTTGGTCTACTTGGTATGGGTGTTGTGGGTAGTGGCACATGGACTGTTTTAGAAAGAAATGCAAAAGAAATAGCCCGTCGCGCTGGTAGTACTATAGAAATAACTAAAATCGCTGCGCTGAATGTTGAACATGCTAAATCACTAGTCAATAATAAAGCAATAATAACTAAAGATGCATATGAAATAATAAAAGATCCAGACATAGACATAGTTGTTGAATTGATTGGAGGTGACGGAGTAGCTCTGGATCTAGTTATGGCTGCTATTGATAATGGAAAACATGTTGTTACCGCTAACAAAGCTTTATTAGCTAAGCATGGTAATAAGGTTTTTGCTAAGGCATCAGAACATGGGGTGATGGTTGCTTTTGAAGCAGCAGTGGCTGGTGGGATTCCTATTGTTAAATCAATAAGAGAAGGTCTAACAGCTAATCGTATAGAGTTTGCGGCAGGTATTATAAATGGCACGACAAATTTTATTTTATCAGAAATGCGTTCTACAGGATTACCTTTTAAAGAAGTTTTAAAACAAGCCCAAGAACTAGGATATGCTGAAGCTGATCCAACATTTGATATTGAAGGTGTAGATGCTGCTCATAAATTAACATTACTAGCGTCTTTGGCTTTTGGTATTCCAATACAATTTGAAAAAGCATATATAGAAGGCATTTCAAATTTATCTTCAGATGATATAATTCATGCAGAAAAATTGGGTTATCGTATAAAATTATTAGCAATTACTAAGCGCAGAGAAGACGGTATAGAACTTAGAGTTCATCCATCTCTTATTCCTTCAGGATGTTTGTTGTCTAATGTGGAAGGGGCTATGAATGCAGTACTTGTAAAAGGTGATGCTGTTGGTCCAACGTTATACTACGGTCAAGGAGCTGGCGGAGAGCCAACTGCTTCTGCAGTAGTTGCTGATTTAGTAGATATCACAAGGTTACATACTGCTGATCCTGAAAATAGAGTTCCACATTTAGCATTCCAGCCTGAGTCATTATGCAACATACCTATATTGCCAATTGAAATGGTATCCACCTCTTATTATTTACGCATGAGGGTTAAAGATAGGCCAGGGGTATTGGCAGACATATCTAAAATATTGTCAGATCTTAATATATCTATTGGGTCAATGATACAACAATGCTCTGATAAGGATAGTGAAGCTGATATCATATTCATAACACACGATTCTATTGAAAAAAACATAAACATATCCATCAAGAAAATTGAATCTTTAGAATTTATGTGTTCTAAGATTACTCGCATAAGAATAGAGGATATTAGCTAA
- a CDS encoding primosomal replication protein N, with translation MNNLEIDVTFIENKGLRYTRTGVPVLEMVLENYSKVIESGIERDIRFHILSIAIGQITDDLIIMPIGCKFSARGFIAPAYRGSALLKFHLQEIYNT, from the coding sequence ATGAATAATTTGGAGATTGATGTAACTTTTATAGAAAATAAAGGGTTGCGTTATACTAGGACTGGAGTTCCAGTTTTGGAAATGGTATTGGAAAATTATTCAAAGGTTATAGAATCAGGTATTGAGCGGGATATTAGATTTCATATACTATCCATCGCTATAGGTCAGATAACAGATGATTTAATTATTATGCCTATAGGTTGTAAATTTAGCGCTAGAGGTTTTATTGCTCCTGCTTACAGAGGTTCTGCATTGTTAAAATTTCATTTACAAGAAATTTATAATACATAA
- a CDS encoding replicative DNA helicase gives MTTNDNKLDYLRTPPNSIEAEQSVLGGLLIDNSTWDKISGVITAEDFYRHEHRIIWKHIDALINLDRPADVITVNDSIVNSGKTDDVGGISYLNALAHNTPSAANITRYAEIVRERSILRKLVAISDEISEIALNPKGKEARQILDEAEAKVFKIAQDKSSNSAGFQEIQPLLAQVVERMDELYHREGDTDITGVPTGFIDLDKMTSGLQPGELIVVAGRPSMGKTAFSMNIGEYVAIEHGLPVAVFSMEMGATQLAMRMLGSISKVDQHKMRTGKLSEADWPKITDAIQAMQDIQLYIDETPALNVIEVKAKTRRLSRQCGQLGLIIIDYMQLMSGSGEENRATEISEISRSLKSLAKELNCPLIALSQLNRSLEQRQNKRPVMSDLRESGAIEQDADLILFIYRDEFYNQDSQEKGTAEIIIGKQRNGPIGTVKLTFQGNTTRFLNYASSM, from the coding sequence ATGACTACTAACGATAATAAATTAGACTATTTGCGAACACCACCAAATTCTATTGAAGCAGAACAATCTGTGCTTGGTGGTTTGCTAATCGATAATAGTACTTGGGATAAAATAAGTGGAGTTATAACGGCTGAAGATTTTTATAGGCATGAACATCGTATTATATGGAAACATATAGATGCTTTAATAAATTTAGATAGACCAGCAGATGTAATTACTGTAAATGATTCTATAGTAAATTCTGGAAAAACAGATGATGTCGGTGGCATCAGTTACCTGAATGCCTTGGCGCATAATACTCCATCAGCAGCCAATATAACAAGATATGCTGAAATAGTTCGTGAACGTTCTATTTTAAGAAAATTGGTAGCTATCTCTGATGAAATTTCAGAGATAGCCCTAAATCCAAAAGGTAAAGAAGCAAGACAAATATTAGATGAGGCTGAAGCTAAAGTTTTTAAAATAGCACAAGATAAATCTTCTAATTCTGCTGGTTTTCAAGAAATACAACCGTTACTAGCTCAAGTAGTAGAAAGGATGGATGAGCTATACCATAGAGAAGGCGATACTGATATAACAGGCGTTCCAACTGGCTTCATAGATTTAGACAAAATGACATCTGGATTACAGCCTGGTGAATTAATTGTTGTTGCTGGCAGGCCATCTATGGGTAAAACAGCTTTTTCTATGAATATAGGCGAATATGTTGCCATAGAACATGGTCTTCCAGTAGCTGTTTTTTCTATGGAAATGGGAGCCACTCAGCTTGCTATGAGAATGCTTGGATCTATAAGCAAAGTTGACCAGCATAAGATGCGTACTGGTAAATTATCTGAAGCAGATTGGCCTAAGATCACAGATGCAATTCAAGCAATGCAGGATATTCAGTTGTATATAGATGAAACTCCAGCATTAAATGTAATTGAAGTTAAAGCCAAAACAAGAAGACTTTCTAGGCAATGTGGTCAATTAGGATTAATAATCATAGATTATATGCAGTTAATGTCTGGAAGCGGGGAAGAAAACAGAGCTACCGAAATCTCTGAAATTAGTAGATCATTAAAAAGCTTAGCAAAAGAATTAAATTGTCCATTAATAGCTCTATCACAGCTGAATCGTAGCTTAGAGCAAAGGCAAAACAAGCGGCCAGTTATGAGTGATCTTAGAGAATCTGGCGCTATAGAACAAGACGCTGATCTTATACTATTCATATATAGAGATGAGTTCTATAATCAAGACTCTCAGGAAAAAGGAACAGCCGAGATAATTATAGGAAAACAAAGAAATGGTCCTATAGGAACAGTGAAACTTACATTTCAAGGAAACACAACTAGATTCTTGAATTATGCAAGTAGTATGTAA
- the rpsR gene encoding 30S ribosomal protein S18 has protein sequence MSFFGNTKEKRKFVQQNPLFKRRKFCRFTAAKVDEIDYKDIDTLKDFIQENGKIIPSRLTGTRAIYQRQLSLAIKRARFLALLPYTDNHN, from the coding sequence ATGTCATTCTTTGGAAACACGAAAGAAAAACGTAAATTTGTACAACAAAATCCTTTGTTTAAACGTCGTAAATTTTGTAGATTCACAGCAGCAAAAGTTGATGAGATCGATTATAAAGATATAGATACACTGAAGGATTTTATACAAGAAAATGGAAAAATAATTCCATCTCGTCTTACAGGTACCAGGGCAATTTATCAGCGCCAGTTGAGTTTAGCTATTAAACGAGCTCGTTTTTTAGCTTTATTACCTTATACAGATAACCATAACTAA